The genome window ATCGGTATCAGGTCCGCGCGGTTATTGCGGTGATGGCTCGGGTCATGCTTTTCGGCGAGGTAGTCCGCGAGTGCTCTTTCAGCCTCTCCACGCTCCTCCTCGCGGAAGCCAGTGCTACGTTTCCGGCTACCGTCCCGGATGACCCAGACGCTGTGCTCCTCGATGTTCCCGTTTCGTGAGCGGCGGGCGGGCTGGAGCCATAGTCTGGCGCCTTTGCTTGGACGCGGCATCTTTGTCTCCATTCCCGGATGTCGGTTGGCGTGACAGTGTAGCCTCGCCCAATGCGCTCGGCGGACAGTTTGCCGTCGCGGATTGCCGCACGCAACGTTGCAACCGCCACCAGTCCGCGCAAGAGGTACGCACTCGCTTCATGAAGCGTGAGCGGAGTGTCGTCCTGGAAGTTCATCTCCATCGGTCTTCCTCCGCGTTTGCGGGTTTGTGGAGAGCGTCTTGCCGAGGCGCCGGCATCGCCGGGGGAGTGTCAGTCGGACGGTCCCGCCATGCCGAGCGCGTGCATGTAGAGGTCGAGGATCGCGTCTTCTTCCTCGCGCTCGTGCGGCTGTTTCCTGCGGAGCGCGATGATCTTGCGCAGGATCTTGACCTCGAAGCCGGTGCCCTTGGCCTCCGCGTAGACATCCTTGATGTCGTCGGCGATGACCTTCTTTTCCTCTTCGAGCTTCTCGATGCGCTCGACGAAGGCGCGCAGCTGCTCGCGCTCGGGTCTGGCGACGTTGATGGTGATGCGGGCGTCAGTCTCGCTCTCGGTCGATTCCATTTCAGGTCTCCTCAAATCAGGCCGCGCTCGGCGGCAAGCCATTGGGGTACGGTGACGGTGACGGGCGCGAAGCCCATCACCAGCGCGGCGGTTTCGCGCGGGGCGACCGCGACCCGCGACAGCGGCAGCCAGGTGGCGTCGCGCTCCTGCGATGCGTCACCCCCCTCTGTCGGCTGTGCCGACATCTCCCCCTCAAGGGGGAGAGGGGGCGCGTGCATCGTCGTCACGTCCCCCGTCCGTCGATGCCGTGGACCGCCAGGCGCGCGACGAATTCTTCCGCCGCCTTGTCCGGTCCCCAGGGCTTGATGCGGGTCTTCAGCGGCTCGGCGAGCTTGCCCCAAGCGCCGGGCTTTCTGCTTTCGGCGCAGAGGTCGCGCACCTCGGTGGCCAGAAGGCGCGCGTCGAGGGCGTCGATCATGGGTCGGTAGGTCGCGGCGTCGTCAGGGCGGATGCCGGCGGCGGCGAAGATGGCTCGGTCAAGGCGCCTTTTTGCGACGTGGATAAGCATCGAGACCGCGCCATTCGCGCCGTTCGTATAGTCAAGAAATGAGATCGCGCCGCTCGCGGCGTTCAGATAGTCAAGAAAGTCATTGGTCGGCGTGGTGATGTCTCCGATGAATGCCTCGTGCGCGTCATGCAGCAGCGCGATCAGCCTGGCGACCGGGGGACCGCTGGCGTTGTCATGGGCGAGGCACGCGTGTTGGGCCACGAAATAGAGACAGTTCGACGTTGCGGCGTCGTATCGCGCCAAACCCGACAGGGCGGACACGATGTCCGGCCAGTGAATGTCGTCGGCCGTCAGGTGCGCCAGATCGACGATGCGCCCCGAGGTCATATGCTTCCAGACGGGGCGATGGCGGGCGTTCATTCCGGGTTCGGCAGCGACTGCGGTCATGCTCGGGTCGGTCCTTGGTGCTTGAAAGAGATCTGCCGGCGGGCTGGAGGAACACCCGCCGGCAGAGTGCCGCGCGCGGGCAAGTCGCCGCGCGCGATCCGGGAACGGGTCAGGGCCAGCCGTGGCGGGCGAGGGTGGCCGCGAGAATGCCAAGCGCGGTGCCGCTGGACAGGACGAGCGCGAGACAGGCGAAGAGGATGGTCGGGGTGAGGGGCGTGGGTGTGTGAGGCATTGCGTTCTCCCATCGGAATGATGGGGTTAAATTTACATATAGTGTAAATTTAACGTCAAGAGCAATTTTTGCGCTAGGCGTAAATTGGTGGTCACTCTGTGTTTGCGAGCACCCGCAATATCTGGATAGCCTCGGCCTGCCGTTCCGGTGGGATGTGATTGAAGAGGTCGACAACCTCGCCCTGGCGTTCTGGATGGGCTTCCAGAAGCATTGAAACGCTCACGTTTAACGCGCGTGCGATCGCCTCGATAATTGGTTGAGAGTACGGTTGATTTCCCGTTTCAATTCGCGACAGGCTTGCGTAGCTGACCAGCAGATCGCCGCCGGGTTCAACCTCAAGTCGGTCTGCAAGTTGCTGGAGTGTGAGCCCGCGCTTCTTTCGCCATTCGCGAATGTATGTTCGGGCGTAATTTTGCTTGGTCATGTGGAAGGATAGTCCTGCTCGCCCTTCCATGAATTGCGCTCTATGTAAATTTTGGCTTGACCAAAAATTTGCACTGGATGTAAATTCTCGCCATGGAGCATCCGCTTAAGACTTACCGCACAAAGAGTGGGCTGACGCTAGAGACGCTCGCGTCGCTATCAAACAGCACGGCAGCGACGCTCAGCCGGATCGAGGCTCGTAAACAAAGCCCAAGCCTCATGCTCGTCCAGCGTCTTGTTCTGGCGACTGGCGGTTGCCTTTCGGCAAATGATTTCGTCGAGCCACCGCAAGCCTCTGTAGTGCCCCCCCTTGAGGCGAATGCCTCATGACATTGCGCCACCTCCCTTTTCGCCTTCACGCGTTCGCCGCCCCCCGCCGATCATCGGCCGTGGAGAAGGGCGCGCACATGCGCAAGGTACCCTTTTATCGCGCGGTCGCTTGGGTAGCTGCGTCCACCGGCCTCCTCGACGGCGGCGACAAGATCCCGCGCGAAGCGGTCCCGGTCAGGAGCGGTCTCCGCCATCATGGTGATCAGGCCGTCCAGCACGACATTCTGCGCGATGACGCGCTGCTGCAGCCACTCGAAACAGTCGCGCTCCGTTTTGTCCATTTTCCTCGCCTCCCTGAAATTGCACGGGAAAGCGCAGCACAGCCGCGTTCGCGGCGGCAAGTGCGGATGTCCGCATCAATCCGCGCAGGGCGGCGCGCAGGCGGGCGCGGGCGGGTGTTTCGGGTCGGTGTCCTTTCATCATGGGACGAGTGTGCCCCGGTCGCGCGCTTGTGTCTTTCCCGCACGCGCGCGGAAGTTACGGAGCCCTGCGCATGACACTTCAACGTCCCACCAGCGACCACCAGCGCGCCGCGATCAAGGGGCTCGCGCGCCGTCAGGTGCAGGCCTGTCACGGGCAGGAATCCGCCGCCTCGATCACCCGCGTCGGCGGGCAGACGCTTTCCGATTACGGCAACGCCCGCACGGAAAAGTATCGCGACATCCACATGCCGCTCGACGTGCTGATGGATCTGACGCTGGACGGCGGACCGGTGGCGCTGATCGGCCTGTGCCGGATGGCGGGCGGGGCTTTCGTGCCGCTGCCGCAGCCGGGCGAAGGCTCGGCCTGGGCGGTGGAGGTCGGCGAAGCCGTGCGCAAGGGCGGCGACGCCGCCGCGCGGATCTGCGCGGCGCTCGCCGACGACGGCAAGGTGGATGCCGCCGAGATCGCGGAACACGCGATCCTCGATCATCTCGCGGAAGCAATCGACGCGCTGGTGCGGCTGAAAAGCCATGCCGCGCAGGTGCTGGAGGACGACGCATGACGGACCATGTGCTTTTGACCGAGGCCGGCGCGGGCCGGTGCAAGCGTCCGCTGTGGGGCGACACGCCCGTGCCGCTTTCTGAAAAATTCGTCTGCGGCGCGCCGGTGCGCAGCGCCGGCGAAAGCTGGTGCAAGGACTGCCGCGCGCGGCTGTTCGACACGGTGCAAAAGCGCCGCGCGGGACGTCGCGCCGACGACGACACGAAACCGCGCCCGGCGCGGGTGCCCCGGTTTCAGGCGATCCATTCCTCGATCTGGAGTGCGGGCTGATGGGCTGGGAAGCATGGGGAACCCCTGATGATTTTTATGGCCCGGACTGGCGCGACGATGCGACCGACGCTGGCTGGCTCGATCCCGATGATCTCGGAAAGGCTGCGCTGGACGTCCTCGCCGAGCGCACTCGACAGGAGACCGAAGAGGGCTGGACGCCAGAGCATGACGATGGACACGACGAGGGGCAGTTGGCGAGAGCGGCTGCTGCCTACGCATATGGCGCCACGATGCAGGAACGCCACCGCAAATTCGTGTCCGGGATTTATTCGATCGCGAACGACAGGATGCTGCTGGATATCTGGCCGCACGATTGGTCTCGCAAATGGTGGAAGCCAGCCGACCGCCGACGCGACCTGGTCAAGGCCGCAGCGTTGATCGTCGCGGAAATCGAGCGGATCGACCGCGCCGAAAAGGCGGAGGGTGCGGGCTGATGGGCGCGCGGCTCACCCCGGAGGCGCGGACGCACATTCTGTGCGTGCTGCGGCTCTTCATCACGATCCGGCTGGCGACGATGGAGATCGCACTCGCCGATGCCCCGCCTTCCGTGCGGGCCATCGTGGCGGGGCGGTTCGTCGGTCAGCGGGATTTCTGGACCGCCGGTCTGTGGTGCGGGCTGACGGAGCGGGATTTGCGGCGCGCGGCGCGGGTGGCGACGCGGCATGACGGCAGGGCTGCGGCTTGAGCGGCGAGGTCATGACGGACGAAAGGGTCGTCGAAATTTTCGACGAGTATTCGAAGCGGCTCAAGGTCTACGCGCTCGGTGCGGGCGAGAGTGGCACGGTGACGGTTACCTATACCGCCGAGCAATTGCGCGACCTGCAAGTCTGTTCCCGAAATATGGCGCGCGGCGCAAGACTGGTTCCGGCTTTAAAACGGCGACGGCTTGAGATCGAAGCCGAGAGGCGCGGGCTTGAGATCTCGCGCAAGTACTGGCGCGCGCTGGCGGATGAGAAATTCGGGCGGGGCATGTTTTTTGCCGCCGCCCATTTTGTCTTCATCCAGGCGCTCCTCGCATGGTGGCTGCCATGAGCGGCGAGGCGGAAGCGCTGGCGCTGATCGGCAAGGCGTTTCGCCGTTCGCGCGAGCGCGCCGGCCTGACCGTGCGCGAGGCGGCTCAAGCCGCCGGAACCTCCGGCCGGGTGGTGAGCCACGCGGAACACGGCAAGCCGGTTTCGTCCGTTTCGTTCCTGCGGCTGTGCCGGCTGCACGATGTCGACCCCTTCGCGCTTCTGGACGCCATCGCGCTGCACCGGCGCGAGGGCGGGTTTCACAAGGTCTCGCGCGGGGTGTTTCACGGGGAACGGGCGGTGAAACACGCGAGCGGTGCGCCATGAGTGCGCCGCTCGACGATCTGGCGCGGGAGTTGGGCCGGGCGCGCGCGGCGCATGAAAAGCGGCCCGACGACCGGCGCGCGGAGCTTTGGTACTGGCGCGCGCTGGCGGCCTTTCGCGAGGCGGAAATCGCGGATCTCAAGGCGCGCAACGGGCACTTGAACCTGCGGCTGCGCTCCGCGCTCGGAGAGCTGCGGCGGCGCTGCCGGCAGGTCGAGACATTCGGCGAGGCGCTGCGCGCGTCCAGGCCGCGACGGCGGGCGGCGCGCCATGCCGAGGCGGCGGATCTGTTCCAACGGGAGGCCTTGCAGTGAGCGGTTACGACATTCGGAAACTGGCGCTGACGCCGGCGCAAAAAATCCTCAGTGAGGTGGCGGACAGGCACGGCCTGACGGTCGCGGACCTGCGCGGGCGGTCGCGGGGGACGACGATCGTGCGGGCGCGGCAGGAGGCGATGTACCGGCTGCGGGCCGAACTCACGCTGTCCTGTCCGACCGTGGCCGGCGTGATCAACCGCGACCACACGACGGTGAGCCATGGCGCGCACGCGCATGCCGACCGGCACGGGCTGCCGAAGACCTGGCGCACGCGGGAGGCGCGGTGATGGGGAAGTATTGGGCACGTATCGAAAGGGCACTTCTTGCCGGTGCCGTTCTCATTCTTGTCGGGTGCGTGGCGTGGGGAGCCTTGATGCTCATTGCCGACGTCGCTGTCTTCTTCGTTGGCGCGGCGGACGTCTGCACCAACGTTCCAAAGAATGATTTCAGCCGTTCGGGGGTGGAGTGATGCCGGCCTATCGCAGCCCTGCGGAGGCTGAAATCCGCGAAGCCGTCGTGGCGCGGCTGCGTGAGATACGACCGCAGTCCCGGATCATCCACGAGATAAACGTCAAGCAAAGCGGCTGTCGGGCCGATGTGATCGCCGTGGGGCTGGAGGAGATCGTCGCGGTCGAGATCAAGTCCGAGCGCGACAAGCTTGACCGTCTGCCGGACCAGATGGCCGCAATGAAGAGCGTGGCGCATCACTGCCTCGTCGCGCTGCACGAAAAGTTCCTCGTCGAGCAAGAAACCAACGTCCATGCCGCGCACTACGAGCGCGACGGAACCTATTATCTCAAGATCCTCCCAACCGACCCGGTACGGCTCAACCATGGCAATGCCTGGGTCTATTCGCTCCGGGCGCGGGCGCTCCGGCCGAACTACGACTATCTCGGCAGTTGGGATCTGCCCGTCCAGCATCACATGGTGGCGCTGCCCTGTGCCGCGCTCGACATGCTGTGGCGCGCCGAACTTGCGACGCTGTGCGTGGCGCAACGGCTTTCGACCGGTCGGCGTTCGACACGCTCGAGCATGATGCAAGACCTCCGCTGGATGTGTTCCGGCAAGGAACTGACGCGCGGGATTTGTGCCGCGCTCCGGGCGCGGGAGTGCATCGAAGGCGATCCTCCGATCCGCGAAGAAGGGAGGGCAGCGTGATGGGGAAGCGCAGCCGTTTCGACCGGATCGACAAGGATCTCTATCGCACTACCGATCCCAAGCCGGTGGCGCGGCTTTTGCCGTGGCTTGCGCCCGGCGCGTCCTTCGTCGAGCCCTGCGTCGGCTGGGGTGATCTCGTCGGGCCGCTGATGCGGGCCGGGCATGACTGCCGGGGGCGCTATGACGTCGAGGCACGGTATCCGGGCGTCGAGCGGCTGGACGCGCGAAAGTTCGATGCGGAGGCCCTGCGCGGGGCCGACTACATCATCACCAATCCGCCCTGGATGCGCGAGCTGCTGCACGAACTCATCGATGTGCTGCCGCGCCTCGCGCCGACATGGCTCTTGTTCGACAGCGACTGGATGCACACGGGTTTTGCCGCAAGCCGCCTGCGGCGGTGTCAGGCCATCGTCAGCGTGGGGCGGGTCAAATGGTTCCGGCACTCGCGTCATGCCTCCACCGACAATTGCTGCTGGTACCTGTTCGACGCGCGCGCCGTGGCGACGACCGGGCCGGTGTTTCTGAGGGGGGCGGCATGAACAGCCTGGATCTCACGACTGAAATCCGTGTCGGTCACCTTTGCTGCGGCTCCGGCTTCGGCGCGCGGGGCTTCCGAAAGGCGAACGCTCGCGTCGGGAACCTGGCGGCGACCTTCCGCAATATCGGCGGCATCGACGTCGACCCGGCCGGCATTCGCGATTTCGAGCGGTTCGCCGGATGCCGGGGCACTGTCCTCGACCTGATGGATCTGGAGCAGTACCGCGCCTTTCACGGTGCCGAGCCGCCGGAGGGCTGGCGTGAGGCGATGCCGGCGGACATCCATCGCGCAATGGGCAATGAGCGCCCGCATATCTGGTTCGTCTCGGCGCCGTGCAAGGGGTTCTCCGGGCTGCTTTCCGAGACCGCGAGCAAGGCGCTCAAATATCAGGCGCTCAACCAACTCACCTTGCGG of Stappia sp. ES.058 contains these proteins:
- a CDS encoding DUF2312 domain-containing protein, which codes for MESTESETDARITINVARPEREQLRAFVERIEKLEEEKKVIADDIKDVYAEAKGTGFEVKILRKIIALRRKQPHEREEEDAILDLYMHALGMAGPSD
- a CDS encoding helix-turn-helix domain-containing protein; protein product: MTKQNYARTYIREWRKKRGLTLQQLADRLEVEPGGDLLVSYASLSRIETGNQPYSQPIIEAIARALNVSVSMLLEAHPERQGEVVDLFNHIPPERQAEAIQILRVLANTE
- a CDS encoding helix-turn-helix transcriptional regulator; amino-acid sequence: MEHPLKTYRTKSGLTLETLASLSNSTAATLSRIEARKQSPSLMLVQRLVLATGGCLSANDFVEPPQASVVPPLEANAS
- a CDS encoding helix-turn-helix domain-containing protein; protein product: MVAAMSGEAEALALIGKAFRRSRERAGLTVREAAQAAGTSGRVVSHAEHGKPVSSVSFLRLCRLHDVDPFALLDAIALHRREGGFHKVSRGVFHGERAVKHASGAP
- a CDS encoding helix-turn-helix domain-containing protein; this encodes MSGYDIRKLALTPAQKILSEVADRHGLTVADLRGRSRGTTIVRARQEAMYRLRAELTLSCPTVAGVINRDHTTVSHGAHAHADRHGLPKTWRTREAR